One window of Hydractinia symbiolongicarpus strain clone_291-10 chromosome 3, HSymV2.1, whole genome shotgun sequence genomic DNA carries:
- the LOC130636192 gene encoding 2-acylglycerol O-acyltransferase 1-like, with protein sequence MAIVDFAPLRIPFYRRLQTLAVVMYYYSFYFGALLGCAIILLLLFSSYYPLALLYLAWAYLYDAQTPSHGGRRSKFMRNLKVWKYFRDYFPIKLVKTVELDPNKNYIFGYHPHGILCAGAFATFATEATDWSKTFPNITPHLLPLLALFKPPLFRDYIMSSGMCNVSRESCEFILKEKGPGNSICIVVGGAPEAFDAHPNKDYILIVKPRLGFIKLALRTGSSLIPVFAFGENNLFHQVSNSPGSMLRKIQEKIQSTIAFAPALFYGRGIFQYTFGMIPHRRPVHVVVGQPIEVSRKENPTYEEIKDVQTAYIEALRSLFEEHKQMYEMNKDIKLIIN encoded by the exons ATGGCTATTGTTGACTTTGCACCACTTCGTATTCCGTTTTATAGGAGATTACAAACTCTTGCTGTTGTAATGTACTattattcattttattttgGTGCTCTTCTCGGCTGTGCCATTATACTTTTATTACTGTTCAGTTCATACTATCCACTAGCCCTGCTGTATTTAGCTTGGGCTTACTTGTATGATGCACAGACTCCCAGTCATGGTGGAAGAAGATCAAAATTTATGCGAAATTTAAAAGTATGGAAGTACTTTCGCGATTATTTTCCAATCAAACTTGTTAAAACAGTTGAGTTAGATCCAAATAAGAACTATATCTTTGGTTACCATCCACATGGTATTCTTTGCGCTGGTGCATTTGCTACATTTGCAACTGAAGCTACTGATTGGAGCAAAACCTTTCCAAACATAACACCCCATCTCCTGCCCTTATTAG cCTTATTCAAGCCACCATTGTTCAGGGATTATATTATGAGCTCTGGCATGTGCAACGTCTCTCGTGAAAGCTGTGAATTTATCTTGAAAGAGAAAGGGCCGGGAAACTCGATATGCATTGTTGTTGGTGGTGCGCCAGAAGCATTTGATGCTCACCCAAATAAGGATTACATTTTAATAGTGAAGCCAAGGTTGGGTTTTATAAAATTAGCACTAAGAACAGG AAGCAGTTTAATTCCTGTCTTCGCATTTGGAGAAAACAATCTGTTCCACCAAGTGAGCAATTCTCCTGGTTCAATGCTGCgtaaaattcaagaaaaaattcAAAGCACGATAGCGTTTGCCCCAGCTTTGTTTTATGGCAGAGGTATTTTTCAATATACCTTTGGAATGATACCGCACCGAAGACCTGTGCATGTTGTTG TTGGCCAACCCATCGAAGTATCTCGTAAAGAAAATCCCACTTATGAAGAAATCAAGGATGTGCAAACTGCTTACATCGAAGCGTTAAGATCGCTTTTCGAAGAACATAAACAAATGTATGAGATGAACAAGGACATCAAGTTAATCATAAATTGA
- the LOC130636191 gene encoding uncharacterized protein LOC130636191 has product MAVVNQTPKTPAVKTCKDFASAFTERVLQISRGCDEIRLVFDRYIENSLKARTRKHRTSGNEVRYKVSDNTNISSISLKQFLSHIDTKQALTIYLAKKVMEALSSLHIRYIVTYDTKMESNFVDCRIHDHEEADTALIYNAMDVAQQSPFTSCIVYSPDTDVFLLLIYYYEMLPINTIFRTGRGSTLRDIDIRNCFEALGAVHAKAILGFHTFTGCDQTGRFNKKSKSAWLKIFLQADNEVVLALSTLGSTVELPNLETLESLERFVVSMYKGNKCPADVVSLSQLRWNLFSKFQCDADMLPPTLAALKYKIFRCHFISMVLRSSHILIQQLPNAVNYGWDTDEVGNLFPIMTDELPAPLALIELSSCNCKTSCISNRCKRRKNGFLCTDMCKCTTCQNSGGASDESESDEYSSSDDE; this is encoded by the exons ATGGCTGTTGTGAATCAAACTCCAAAAACACCGGCAGTTAAAACATGCAAG GATTTCGCATCAGCTTTCACAGAACGTGTACTACAAATTTCAAGAGGATGTGATGAAATACGATTGGTATTTGATCGCTATATAGAAAACTCCTTGAAAGCACGGACAAGAAAGCATCGTACATCTGGTAATGAAGTTCGATACAAAGTATCAGACAACACCAATATTTCATCCATTAGTCTCAAGCAATTTCTTTCCCACATTGATACAAAGCAAGCTTTAACCATCTACCTGGCAAAGAAAGTGATGGAGGCTCTTTCATCATTGCATATTCGGTATATAGTGACTTATGATACTAAAATGGaatcaaattttgttgattgCAGAATACACGACCACGAAGAAGCTGACACAGCACTTATATATAATGCTATGGATGTTGCACAACAATCTCCTTTCACCAGTTGTATTGTTTACTCTCCGGATACTGACGTGTTTCTACTGCTAATTTACTACTATGAGATGTTACCAATAAATACCATTTTTAGAACAGGGCGAGGTTCTACTCTACGTGATATTGATATTCGTAATTGCTTTGAAGCCCTTGGTGCAGTACACGCGAAAGCTATTCTTGGTTTTCATACGTTCACAGGGTGTGACCAAACTGGGCGTTTCAACAAGAAATCGAAGTCTGCTTGGCTGAAGATTTTTTTACAGGCAGATAATGAGGTGGTTCTGGCATTATCGACACTTGGAAGTACTGTCGAACTTCCTAATCTGGAAACACTGGAAAGCTTAGAACGTTTCGTGGTTTCAATGTATAAGGGGAATAAATGTCCTGCAGACGTGGTATCACTATCTCAATTGCGTTGGAATTTATTCTCCAAATTCCAGTGTGATGCTGATATGTTGCCACCAACATTAGCTGCATTAAAGTACAAAATATTCAGGTGTCACTTCATTTCAATGGTTTTACGAAGCTCGCATATCCTCATTCAACAACTTCCGAATGCAGTCAATTATGGTTGGGATACAGATGAAGTCGGTAACTTATTCCCCATAATGACTGATGAACTTCCTGCACCGTTGGCACTCATCGAGTTAAGTTCTTGTAATTGCAAAACAAGTTGCATATCCAACCGATGTAAACGCCGTAAAAATGGTTTTTTGTGCACTGACATGTGTAAATGTACGACGTGTCAAAACAGTGGTGGCGCAAGCGATGAATCCGAGTCAGATGAATATAGTTCTAGTGATGATGAGTGA